The Noviherbaspirillum saxi genome includes a window with the following:
- a CDS encoding type II CAAX prenyl endopeptidase Rce1 family protein, producing MMRAITRSILNDLGLHFSHSFLFDRQFHYALLAAPVLLGALSSINPDWAHGIAISLALVVSIVLWRPLIEELLFRGFLQGELNRRFQS from the coding sequence ATGATGCGCGCCATAACACGTTCCATCCTGAACGATCTGGGCCTGCACTTCAGCCATTCATTTTTGTTCGATCGTCAGTTCCATTACGCTCTGCTTGCTGCGCCAGTTCTTCTTGGGGCGCTAAGCTCGATCAATCCTGACTGGGCTCACGGCATCGCGATCTCGCTCGCGCTTGTGGTTTCAATCGTGCTCTGGCGGCCGCTCATCGAAGAGCTGCTGTTTCGCGGCTTCCTGCAAGGGGAATTGAACAGGCGTTTCCAGAGCTAA
- a CDS encoding JDVT-CTERM system glutamic-type intramembrane protease: MTGKISVANCIATLLFCAVHMIHQSVALAAAVILPFLLFDYLHERHQSIYSAICLHAVYNALFLATRR, translated from the coding sequence TTGACGGGAAAAATCAGCGTTGCAAACTGCATCGCTACGCTGCTGTTTTGCGCGGTGCATATGATCCATCAAAGCGTCGCACTTGCCGCCGCTGTCATCCTCCCTTTCCTGCTCTTCGACTACCTTCACGAGCGGCATCAGTCGATATATTCGGCAATCTGCCTTCACGCTGTTTACAACGCCCTTTTTCTTGCGACGAGACGCTGA
- a CDS encoding MFS transporter: MQANEQRGKDKQDTLAVVLPILTGMLVTLVTVAYARLAFGLILPFMRADLGLTYQQAGNLGTIVSLGYLFLVMVAGIMAARWGGRIAVMLGLCLTTLGFVVLSLSSQLPLLVLAMLLLGCGTAFAYTPVISLLAGSFPRRRGAVIGMTNSGIGVGILSASALVPYLIESFGPTAWRWAWAVFAVISAAAFAASAAYLPRVRISAAAAKAAPQVPMYRNSRINLTGLLYGVVGTTYIAQTTFMYSFALESGMSAVTAGRMSALLGILSIFAAPSWGYISDRFGRPRALLVAIALNTVGTFLPVLWPTVPGFTMHYLVLGCTVSGMFTSILTMAAESVEPQQAPRATSYVTLFYAMGQFVGPALAGLLIEHAGGFKTAFTASSLVLALGFVLACRLAWLSRTPLR; this comes from the coding sequence ATGCAGGCGAACGAGCAACGCGGTAAGGATAAACAGGATACGCTGGCGGTCGTACTGCCCATTCTTACCGGAATGCTGGTCACTCTGGTCACCGTCGCCTATGCACGTCTGGCGTTCGGCTTGATTCTTCCCTTCATGCGCGCCGATCTTGGCTTGACTTATCAGCAGGCAGGCAATCTGGGCACGATCGTCTCACTGGGTTATCTATTTCTGGTCATGGTGGCAGGCATCATGGCCGCGCGCTGGGGCGGGCGCATCGCGGTGATGCTAGGCCTGTGCCTGACGACGCTTGGCTTCGTGGTGCTCAGTCTAAGTTCTCAACTGCCGCTGCTGGTATTGGCAATGCTGCTGCTCGGTTGCGGCACGGCGTTTGCCTATACGCCGGTCATTTCACTGCTTGCCGGCAGCTTCCCGCGTCGCCGCGGCGCGGTGATCGGCATGACCAATAGCGGCATCGGCGTTGGCATATTAAGCGCCAGTGCACTAGTGCCTTACCTGATCGAATCCTTCGGCCCCACCGCATGGAGATGGGCGTGGGCAGTCTTTGCGGTGATCAGCGCTGCCGCCTTTGCCGCGAGTGCGGCCTACCTGCCCCGCGTGCGCATCAGCGCGGCTGCGGCAAAAGCAGCACCGCAGGTGCCGATGTACAGGAACAGTCGTATCAATCTGACCGGCTTGCTCTACGGCGTAGTCGGGACGACATATATCGCGCAGACGACCTTCATGTATAGCTTTGCGCTGGAATCGGGCATGTCGGCGGTGACGGCGGGACGGATGTCTGCCTTGCTCGGCATCCTGTCGATATTCGCCGCGCCGAGCTGGGGTTATATTTCCGACCGTTTCGGCCGTCCGCGCGCCTTGCTGGTGGCCATTGCACTCAATACAGTCGGTACCTTCCTGCCAGTGCTGTGGCCCACTGTGCCCGGTTTTACCATGCACTACCTGGTGCTCGGCTGTACGGTGTCAGGCATGTTCACATCCATCCTGACCATGGCGGCAGAATCGGTCGAGCCACAGCAAGCGCCGCGCGCAACCAGTTATGTGACCTTGTTTTATGCAATGGGACAATTCGTGGGGCCTGCGCTTGCAGGATTGTTGATCGAGCATGCGGGTGGATTCAAGACTGCGTTCACGGCAAGTAGCCTGGTACTGGCCCTGGGGTTCGTTCTGGCTTGCCGGCTCGCGTGGCTGTCGCGCACCCCGCTGCGATAA
- a CDS encoding JDVT-CTERM domain-containing protein, with the protein MHVWGAAISLHLSRQHRPTPTPTRRLRRQGWAPRRHPPLGGGGGACAMRADGRFDPMLPGLLLAAMASIVRRHRSDQK; encoded by the coding sequence GTGCACGTTTGGGGTGCTGCAATTTCCCTGCACCTCAGCCGGCAGCACCGGCCAACTCCGACCCCGACACGCCGACTGCGCCGGCAAGGTTGGGCGCCGCGGCGGCATCCCCCCCTGGGAGGTGGTGGTGGAGCCTGTGCGATGCGTGCCGACGGACGATTCGATCCTATGTTGCCCGGATTGCTGCTTGCTGCCATGGCATCGATCGTACGACGTCATCGGAGTGATCAGAAATAA
- a CDS encoding ABC transporter substrate-binding protein: MKLKAKVMTLAVATALSAGFAATSYAQVSGDTIKIGLLTDMSGVYADVDGPAGAEAVKMAIADAGGNINGKKIEFVVADHQNKADIAASKAREWFDQQGVDMLIGGTNSGANLAMAKIAAEKKKVFFSVGAGTARLTNEDCTPYTVHYAYDTIALARGTGSALVKQGGKDWYFLTADYAFGASLEKDTADVVKATGGKVLGAVKHPLSASDFSSFLLQAQSSKAQILGLANAGGDTINAIKAANEFGVTKTTKLAGLLMFITDIHSLGLNLTQGMYLTDGWYWDQNDDSRKWSKRFFDKIKRMPTMLHAADYSVTSQYLAAVKATGSDDGDKVMAQLKSTKINDMFAKNGVIRPDGRMVHDMYLMEVKKQSESKYPWDYYKVVQTIPGDQAYATKAESKCSLWK; encoded by the coding sequence ATGAAACTCAAAGCAAAAGTGATGACTCTCGCAGTCGCAACCGCATTGTCCGCAGGCTTCGCAGCGACATCCTACGCACAGGTGTCGGGCGACACGATCAAGATCGGCTTGCTGACTGACATGTCCGGCGTCTACGCCGACGTCGACGGTCCGGCAGGCGCAGAAGCGGTCAAGATGGCGATCGCCGATGCCGGCGGCAACATCAACGGCAAGAAAATCGAATTCGTCGTGGCCGACCACCAGAACAAGGCCGACATCGCCGCGTCCAAGGCGCGTGAATGGTTCGACCAGCAAGGCGTTGACATGCTGATCGGTGGCACCAATTCCGGCGCCAACCTGGCGATGGCCAAGATTGCAGCGGAAAAGAAAAAAGTGTTCTTCTCGGTCGGCGCCGGCACAGCCCGTCTGACCAATGAAGACTGCACACCTTACACCGTGCATTATGCCTACGACACCATCGCACTGGCACGCGGCACTGGCAGCGCACTGGTCAAGCAGGGCGGCAAGGACTGGTACTTCCTGACGGCCGACTATGCGTTCGGCGCATCGCTGGAAAAAGACACGGCCGATGTGGTCAAGGCAACCGGCGGCAAGGTGCTGGGCGCGGTCAAGCATCCGCTGTCGGCTTCGGATTTCTCGTCCTTCCTGCTGCAGGCACAGTCTTCCAAGGCTCAGATCCTGGGCCTGGCCAACGCTGGCGGCGACACCATCAACGCGATCAAGGCTGCCAATGAATTCGGCGTCACCAAGACCACCAAGCTGGCAGGCCTGCTGATGTTCATCACCGACATCCACTCGCTCGGCCTGAACCTGACACAAGGCATGTACCTGACCGATGGCTGGTACTGGGACCAGAATGACGACAGCCGTAAGTGGTCCAAGCGCTTCTTCGACAAGATCAAGCGCATGCCGACCATGCTGCATGCCGCCGACTACTCGGTCACTTCGCAATACCTGGCCGCTGTGAAGGCAACCGGCAGCGACGACGGCGACAAGGTCATGGCGCAACTCAAGAGCACCAAGATCAACGACATGTTCGCCAAGAACGGCGTGATCCGTCCGGACGGTCGCATGGTGCACGACATGTACCTGATGGAGGTCAAGAAGCAGTCCGAGTCCAAGTACCCATGGGACTACTACAAGGTCGTGCAAACCATCCCGGGCGACCAGGCTTATGCCACCAAGGCAGAGTCCAAGTGCTCGCTGTGGAAGTAA
- a CDS encoding branched-chain amino acid ABC transporter permease → MNKKVGYAIALAAALVAPFVVYPVFLMKVLCFALFACAFNLLIGFTGLLSFGHAAFFGMAGYAAGHAIKVMGLPFEIGLVAGIAVAALIGVVMGGLAIRRQGIYFTMITLALAQMLYFVCLQAPFTGGEDGLQGVPRGSLLGVIDLSSDLTMYFVVLAIAVAGFALIMRTVHSPFGQVLKAIKENEPRAISLGYDVDKYKLLAFVLSGALSGLAGATKTVVLGFETLTDVHWSMSGLVVLMTLVGGLGTLSGPIVGAIVIIALENKLGDFGNFLAGATGIEWFRAIGESVTIVTGFIFIVCVLAFRRGIVGELVEFAKKRKPEPARVHSTVVKTMEG, encoded by the coding sequence ATGAACAAGAAAGTCGGATACGCGATTGCCCTGGCAGCGGCGCTGGTAGCTCCTTTCGTCGTCTACCCGGTGTTCCTGATGAAGGTGCTGTGCTTTGCATTGTTTGCCTGTGCATTCAATCTGCTGATCGGCTTTACCGGACTGCTGTCGTTCGGTCACGCCGCATTCTTCGGTATGGCCGGTTATGCGGCCGGCCATGCGATCAAGGTCATGGGCTTGCCGTTCGAAATCGGCCTGGTGGCTGGTATCGCGGTTGCGGCGCTGATCGGTGTCGTGATGGGTGGCCTGGCGATTCGCCGCCAAGGCATCTACTTCACGATGATCACGCTGGCGCTGGCGCAGATGCTGTATTTCGTCTGTCTGCAGGCACCATTCACCGGCGGTGAAGACGGCTTGCAAGGCGTGCCGCGCGGCAGTCTGCTTGGTGTGATCGACCTGTCGAGCGACCTGACCATGTACTTCGTCGTGCTCGCCATCGCCGTCGCCGGCTTTGCGCTGATCATGCGCACCGTGCATTCGCCTTTCGGCCAGGTGCTCAAGGCAATCAAGGAAAACGAGCCGCGTGCGATTTCGCTGGGTTACGATGTCGACAAGTACAAGCTGCTGGCCTTCGTACTGTCCGGTGCATTGTCCGGTCTGGCCGGTGCCACCAAGACCGTGGTGCTGGGCTTCGAGACCCTGACCGATGTGCACTGGTCGATGTCCGGCCTCGTGGTCCTGATGACGCTGGTCGGCGGCCTCGGCACGTTGAGCGGTCCCATCGTCGGTGCGATCGTCATCATCGCGCTGGAAAACAAGCTGGGCGACTTCGGCAACTTCCTCGCCGGTGCAACGGGTATCGAATGGTTCAGGGCAATCGGCGAGTCGGTGACGATCGTGACCGGTTTCATCTTCATCGTCTGCGTGCTTGCTTTCCGTCGCGGCATCGTCGGCGAATTGGTCGAGTTCGCAAAGAAGCGCAAACCGGAGCCGGCACGCGTGCATTCAACAGTGGTAAAAACAATGGAGGGATAG
- a CDS encoding branched-chain amino acid ABC transporter permease, with amino-acid sequence MDIFGIPLQAMLSQLLLGLVNGSFYAMLSLGLAVIFGLLNVINFAHGALYMMGAFLAWMGLSYLGLNYWVMLIAAPILVGLFGIVIEKTMLRWLYKLDHLYGLLLTFGITLMLEGLFRSFYGVSGQPYSVPEALMGATNLGFMILPNYRAWVVVASVLVCLATWFVIEKTKLGAYLRAGTENPKLVEAFGINVPLMVTATYGFGVALAALAGVLAAPVIQVSPLMGSNLIIVVFAVVVIGGMGSIMGSIITGLGLGIIEGLTRVFYPELSATVVFIIMAIVLMIRPAGLFGKEK; translated from the coding sequence ATGGATATCTTCGGCATCCCCCTGCAGGCAATGTTGAGCCAACTGTTGCTCGGCCTGGTCAACGGCTCGTTTTACGCGATGCTCTCGCTTGGCCTGGCCGTCATTTTCGGCTTGCTCAATGTGATCAACTTCGCGCACGGCGCGCTGTACATGATGGGCGCATTTCTCGCCTGGATGGGCTTGAGTTATCTCGGCCTGAACTACTGGGTGATGCTGATCGCCGCTCCAATCCTGGTCGGCCTGTTCGGCATCGTGATCGAAAAGACGATGCTGCGCTGGCTGTACAAGCTGGACCATCTGTACGGTCTGCTGCTGACCTTCGGCATCACGCTGATGCTAGAGGGTCTGTTCCGCTCGTTCTACGGCGTCTCCGGCCAACCATATTCGGTGCCGGAAGCGCTGATGGGCGCAACCAACCTGGGCTTCATGATCCTGCCTAACTATCGTGCATGGGTTGTGGTGGCATCGGTGCTGGTCTGCCTGGCGACCTGGTTCGTGATCGAAAAAACCAAGCTCGGCGCCTACCTGCGTGCAGGCACCGAAAATCCCAAGTTGGTCGAAGCTTTCGGCATCAACGTCCCGCTGATGGTGACCGCGACGTACGGTTTCGGCGTGGCGCTCGCCGCGCTTGCCGGCGTGCTGGCGGCGCCGGTGATCCAGGTATCGCCGCTGATGGGCTCGAACCTGATCATCGTCGTGTTCGCGGTGGTCGTGATCGGCGGCATGGGTTCCATCATGGGATCGATCATCACCGGCCTGGGCCTGGGCATCATCGAAGGCCTGACCCGCGTGTTCTATCCCGAGCTGTCGGCAACGGTCGTGTTCATCATCATGGCGATCGTGCTGATGATTCGTCCTGCCGGCCTGTTCGGCAAGGAGAAATAA
- a CDS encoding erythromycin esterase family protein — translation MTERSTIEAIQQEAVPLTGDVGIDHVVEQIADASIVLLGEATHGTREFYHIRAELTKRLIVEKGFTAIAVEADWPDALRVSRYVRGPDSQGTLAGMTAKEALHGFERFPQWMWRNTDIVKLVSWLRVHNQQRKDHGGKVGFYGIDLYSLRSSMDAVVRYLSKVDPEAARQARARYACFDHLADDPQRYGYTANFGMRKDCEDEVVQQLVAMTNDAPRFALADHPSAADELFYAQQNARVAQNAEAYYRTMFQGRNESWNLRDEHMADTLDALLAHLQEGSQSAAKIVVWAHNSHLGDARATEMGEDGQHNVGQLMRQRHGKDATFLLGFTTHDGTVTAASEWDGPAEKKLVRPSHPDSYEHLFHDAGIGDFYLRLRDRHHVSDVLEQRRLERAIGVIYLPESERISHYFHACLPKQFDAVIHIDTTHALQPLERMAELHDGEMPETYPTGI, via the coding sequence GTGACTGAACGATCTACCATTGAAGCGATTCAACAGGAAGCCGTTCCCCTTACCGGCGACGTAGGCATCGACCATGTCGTCGAACAGATCGCCGACGCATCCATCGTGCTGCTTGGAGAAGCAACGCACGGCACGCGCGAGTTCTATCACATTCGCGCCGAGCTCACCAAACGATTGATTGTCGAGAAAGGTTTTACCGCCATTGCCGTCGAAGCCGACTGGCCCGATGCGCTGCGCGTAAGCCGCTATGTGCGTGGTCCGGACAGCCAGGGCACGCTGGCGGGCATGACGGCCAAGGAGGCCTTGCATGGATTCGAACGTTTTCCACAGTGGATGTGGCGCAATACCGATATCGTCAAACTGGTCAGCTGGCTGCGGGTGCATAACCAGCAGCGCAAGGATCATGGCGGCAAGGTCGGTTTCTATGGAATAGACCTGTACAGCTTGCGCAGTTCGATGGATGCCGTGGTCCGCTATCTGTCAAAGGTCGATCCGGAGGCGGCGCGACAGGCACGCGCGCGCTACGCCTGCTTCGATCATCTTGCGGACGATCCCCAGCGCTATGGCTATACGGCGAACTTCGGCATGCGCAAGGATTGCGAAGATGAGGTGGTACAGCAGCTTGTGGCCATGACAAACGATGCGCCGCGCTTCGCTCTCGCTGACCATCCCTCCGCAGCGGATGAACTCTTTTATGCTCAGCAAAATGCCCGCGTCGCGCAGAACGCCGAAGCCTATTATCGGACGATGTTCCAGGGCCGCAACGAATCCTGGAACCTGCGCGACGAGCATATGGCCGACACTCTCGACGCGCTCCTTGCCCACCTGCAGGAAGGCAGCCAATCTGCGGCGAAAATCGTGGTGTGGGCGCACAATTCCCACCTTGGCGATGCGCGCGCGACGGAAATGGGCGAAGACGGCCAGCACAACGTCGGCCAGCTGATGCGGCAGCGCCATGGCAAGGATGCGACCTTCCTGCTTGGATTTACTACCCATGACGGCACGGTGACGGCAGCATCGGAATGGGATGGTCCGGCGGAGAAAAAACTGGTTCGGCCATCGCATCCGGATAGCTACGAGCATCTGTTTCATGATGCCGGGATAGGCGACTTCTATCTCCGTCTGCGTGACCGACACCATGTATCGGACGTGCTGGAACAACGTCGCCTGGAACGTGCAATTGGTGTCATTTATCTACCGGAAAGCGAACGCATCAGCCATTACTTCCATGCATGCCTGCCGAAGCAGTTCGACGCAGTCATCCATATCGACACCACCCATGCATTACAGCCGCTGGAGAGAATGGCAGAACTGCATGACGGCGAGATGCCGGAAACCTATCCGACCGGGATCTGA
- a CDS encoding CBS domain-containing protein, whose amino-acid sequence MQTIADIMTRDVRSVSPQETVMRAAQLMDEMNVGSLPVCDGQKLIGMVTDRDITIRATAAGQAPERAHVEDVMSQQVRWCFDDQPVDEVMEQMADTQIRRVPVLDHDTHQLVGIVSLGDMATKHSAQVDRTLGEISSPSQPDRPH is encoded by the coding sequence ATGCAAACGATTGCCGATATCATGACCCGCGACGTACGCAGCGTCTCGCCGCAGGAAACCGTCATGCGCGCTGCCCAGTTGATGGATGAAATGAATGTAGGATCACTTCCGGTGTGCGATGGCCAGAAACTGATTGGCATGGTCACCGACCGCGACATCACCATACGTGCAACCGCTGCCGGCCAGGCGCCCGAGCGGGCTCATGTAGAGGACGTCATGTCGCAACAGGTTCGCTGGTGTTTCGATGACCAGCCCGTGGATGAGGTGATGGAACAGATGGCGGACACCCAGATTCGGCGCGTCCCCGTACTGGATCACGATACCCACCAACTCGTGGGCATCGTATCCCTGGGTGACATGGCGACCAAGCATTCGGCGCAGGTCGACAGGACACTGGGAGAGATTTCCTCGCCGTCCCAGCCGGACCGGCCGCATTGA
- a CDS encoding acyltransferase family protein, with amino-acid sequence MDNTGSVRLNNFDFLRIVAAFLVLISHQYALNGLPEPAFLNSMSLGTLGVLVFFSISGFLVSQSWRQDPHAIRFLAKRILRIWPGLAAVTLISACVLGPMVSTLQWQDYLHHPNLTDFLRNLKVVTIRYFLPGVFEENVYPRAVNGSLWTIPLEVRCYLALLVVGCIGLMKHPLLVLLGLIGFTTYYFAVAPDPLNYQYHFGLFFFAGVCLDLFRNRWMQRPAYLFLALGVLAAGCYLLGAGGAAFFLLIPVVVVAFGIRSTAVVKRAGRFGDMSYGIYIYAFPVQQTILWIVGKDFPFMQGLLLAAIATTVCAYLSWHLIERPALGLKRRLPRRAAGKPVTTVESSDARPVT; translated from the coding sequence ATGGATAACACCGGCAGCGTACGCCTGAACAATTTCGATTTCCTGCGTATCGTCGCGGCGTTCCTGGTGTTGATCAGTCATCAATACGCACTCAACGGGTTGCCGGAACCTGCCTTCCTCAACAGCATGAGCCTTGGGACGCTGGGCGTGCTGGTGTTCTTTTCCATCAGCGGTTTTTTGGTATCGCAGAGCTGGCGTCAGGATCCGCACGCAATCCGGTTTCTCGCCAAAAGGATTTTGCGGATCTGGCCGGGACTAGCTGCGGTAACGCTGATATCGGCATGTGTGCTGGGGCCGATGGTATCGACGCTGCAGTGGCAAGATTATTTACATCATCCGAACCTGACGGATTTTTTGCGTAACCTGAAAGTCGTAACGATCCGCTATTTTCTGCCTGGAGTATTTGAAGAAAATGTCTATCCAAGGGCCGTGAACGGTTCGCTGTGGACAATACCGCTTGAAGTGCGCTGTTATCTGGCGCTGCTTGTCGTGGGATGTATCGGCCTGATGAAGCACCCTCTGCTGGTATTGCTCGGCTTGATAGGGTTTACAACTTATTACTTCGCCGTCGCGCCGGATCCACTCAATTATCAATACCACTTCGGTTTGTTCTTTTTTGCGGGCGTATGCCTGGACCTGTTCCGCAATCGCTGGATGCAGCGTCCCGCTTATCTCTTTCTGGCGCTCGGCGTGCTGGCCGCAGGCTGCTATCTGCTTGGCGCTGGTGGAGCCGCGTTTTTCCTGTTGATCCCGGTTGTGGTCGTTGCCTTCGGTATCCGTTCCACGGCGGTTGTCAAGCGGGCAGGTCGATTTGGCGATATGTCCTACGGTATTTACATCTATGCCTTCCCGGTCCAGCAAACCATCTTGTGGATAGTCGGGAAGGACTTTCCCTTTATGCAGGGACTCTTGCTCGCTGCAATCGCGACGACAGTCTGCGCCTATCTGTCCTGGCACCTGATCGAGCGCCCCGCCCTTGGACTCAAGCGGCGCCTGCCGCGTCGTGCAGCGGGCAAGCCCGTAACGACCGTTGAAAGCAGCGACGCGCGGCCAGTCACTTAA
- a CDS encoding ABC transporter substrate-binding protein, producing the protein MEPLRWLRLAAAACVASFAVGASYADDIVIGQVAPLSGVLADTGKDMVLGAKVYFEQVNEQGGIHGKKIRHVVKDDGYKVEETVRLTREMIDKEGALALIGFAGTGNVGELLKQKVLEQANIALVAPYTGGEVLRTPFNPYIFHIRAGYADEAEGIVDQLIMLNMKRIGVMYQDDPFGKAGLAGVEAALKKRGLEVAGTGAYEKNTDNVGEAVKQIAKANPQAVVMISVNKSTAAFSKQIRSASTVAQLVNISVVNPKEISRLIGPDSARGIGVAQVMPYPYSATTGIVKEYQQAMKKYAPAGSELSYTSFEEFVGAKVLVEGIRRAGAGATREKVIRALETLNAFDTGGFTVRFSPTNRIGSRFVEITVIGKDGRLLR; encoded by the coding sequence ATGGAGCCACTTCGCTGGTTACGGTTGGCAGCAGCAGCTTGTGTAGCATCATTCGCAGTTGGCGCATCGTACGCCGATGACATTGTCATCGGGCAGGTGGCTCCGTTGAGCGGCGTATTGGCCGACACTGGAAAGGACATGGTGCTGGGCGCCAAGGTGTATTTCGAGCAGGTGAACGAGCAGGGCGGCATACATGGCAAGAAGATTCGCCATGTGGTCAAGGATGACGGTTACAAGGTTGAGGAAACCGTCCGTTTGACCAGGGAAATGATCGACAAGGAAGGAGCGCTGGCATTGATCGGATTCGCCGGAACGGGCAATGTCGGCGAACTCCTGAAGCAAAAGGTATTAGAGCAGGCCAACATTGCGCTGGTTGCACCCTACACGGGTGGCGAAGTGTTGCGCACGCCGTTCAATCCTTACATCTTTCATATCCGCGCCGGTTACGCCGACGAAGCCGAAGGCATCGTCGACCAGCTCATCATGCTGAACATGAAACGCATCGGCGTGATGTACCAGGACGATCCTTTCGGTAAGGCGGGATTGGCGGGAGTCGAGGCGGCGCTGAAAAAGCGCGGCCTGGAAGTGGCCGGCACCGGCGCCTATGAAAAGAATACCGACAATGTCGGAGAAGCGGTCAAGCAGATTGCCAAGGCCAACCCGCAGGCAGTTGTGATGATCTCGGTGAACAAGAGCACTGCCGCATTCAGCAAGCAGATCCGTTCGGCCTCCACAGTGGCACAGCTGGTCAATATTTCGGTGGTCAATCCGAAAGAGATCAGCCGCCTGATTGGCCCCGACAGTGCGCGCGGCATTGGTGTGGCGCAAGTGATGCCGTATCCGTATTCGGCAACAACAGGCATCGTGAAAGAGTATCAGCAGGCGATGAAAAAGTATGCGCCCGCCGGTTCTGAATTGTCTTATACAAGCTTTGAAGAGTTTGTCGGCGCCAAGGTATTGGTGGAAGGCATACGACGCGCCGGAGCCGGCGCGACACGCGAGAAGGTGATCCGTGCGCTGGAAACATTGAATGCCTTCGATACCGGCGGATTTACGGTGAGGTTTTCGCCGACAAATCGGATCGGTTCCCGGTTTGTCGAGATTACGGTGATCGGCAAAGATGGACGGCTTTTGCGGTAA
- a CDS encoding ABC transporter ATP-binding protein — MSTAALEIRNLKAWYGESHILHDVNLVVKPGEVVTLLGRNGAGRTTTLRAIMGLTGTRKGSIKVNGVESIGLATHKVAHLGVGYCPEERGIFSSLSAEENLMLPPMVTKTSKGMSVKEIYEIFPNLEERRSSQGTRLSGGEQQMLAVARILRTGAKLLLLDEISEGLAPVIVQALARMITMLKAKGYTIVMVEQNFRFAAPLADRFYVMEHGHIVESFAASELESKMPVLNELLGV; from the coding sequence ATGTCGACCGCAGCACTGGAAATCCGCAACCTGAAAGCCTGGTACGGCGAATCGCACATCCTGCACGACGTCAATCTCGTCGTGAAGCCGGGCGAAGTGGTCACGCTGCTGGGCCGCAACGGCGCAGGCCGCACCACCACGCTGCGCGCGATCATGGGCCTGACCGGCACGCGCAAGGGGTCGATCAAGGTCAATGGCGTCGAGTCGATCGGCCTGGCGACGCATAAGGTGGCGCACCTGGGCGTCGGTTACTGCCCGGAAGAACGCGGCATCTTTTCTTCGCTGTCGGCGGAAGAAAACCTGATGCTGCCGCCCATGGTTACCAAGACTTCCAAGGGCATGTCGGTCAAGGAAATCTACGAGATTTTCCCCAACCTGGAAGAGCGCCGTTCCAGCCAGGGCACGCGCCTTTCCGGCGGCGAGCAACAGATGCTGGCGGTCGCCCGCATCCTGCGCACCGGTGCCAAGCTGCTGCTGCTGGATGAAATTTCCGAAGGCCTCGCGCCGGTCATAGTGCAGGCGCTGGCACGCATGATCACCATGCTCAAGGCCAAGGGCTACACCATCGTCATGGTGGAACAGAATTTCCGCTTCGCTGCTCCTTTGGCGGATCGGTTTTACGTGATGGAGCACGGACACATCGTCGAGTCCTTCGCTGCATCCGAATTGGAGTCGAAGATGCCGGTGCTCAATGAGCTGCTTGGCGTCTGA